The following proteins are co-located in the Polymorphospora rubra genome:
- the nuoF gene encoding NADH-quinone oxidoreductase subunit NuoF yields MTTPRRETLEKLTPVLTKRWLSPDAWRLDVYERLDGYAALRKAIKADPDDLIQLIKDSGLRGRGGAGFPTGLKWGFIPQNDGKPHYLVVNADEGEPGTCKDLPLMTHDPHSLIEGVIIASYAIRANRAYIYIRGEAVHAARRLRHAVAEAHKAGYLGRNILGSGFDLELVVHSGAGAYICGEETALLDSLEGFRGQPRLRPPFPATHGLYASPTVVNNVGTIASVPYIVLGGSAWWKTMGTEKSSGPMIYSLSGRIANPGQYECSMGITLRELIELAGGMQPGHNLRFWTPGGSSTPLLTAEHLDVPLDFEGVSAAGSILGTTATQIFSDQDCPVYATYRWLEFYHHESCGKCTPCREGNYWMVRVYRRILAGQGTHEDLDTLLDTCDNILGRSFCGLGDGATSSVTSSLQYFKQDYLDYIEGRKAPRLSEKTLVGAH; encoded by the coding sequence GTGACCACGCCTCGGCGGGAGACGCTGGAGAAGCTGACCCCGGTCCTGACCAAGCGCTGGCTGTCGCCGGACGCCTGGCGGCTCGACGTGTACGAGCGGCTCGACGGCTACGCCGCGCTGCGCAAGGCGATCAAGGCAGACCCCGACGACCTCATCCAGCTGATCAAGGATTCGGGGTTGCGCGGCCGGGGCGGCGCAGGCTTCCCGACCGGTCTGAAGTGGGGCTTCATCCCGCAGAACGACGGCAAGCCGCACTACCTCGTGGTCAACGCCGACGAGGGCGAGCCGGGCACCTGCAAGGACCTGCCCCTGATGACCCACGACCCGCACTCGCTGATCGAGGGCGTCATCATCGCCTCGTACGCGATCCGGGCCAACCGCGCGTACATCTACATCCGCGGCGAGGCGGTGCACGCCGCCCGCCGGCTGCGCCACGCGGTCGCCGAGGCGCACAAGGCGGGCTACCTCGGCCGCAACATCCTCGGCTCCGGCTTCGACCTGGAGCTGGTCGTGCACAGCGGCGCCGGCGCGTACATCTGCGGTGAGGAGACCGCGCTCCTCGACTCGCTGGAGGGCTTCCGCGGCCAGCCCCGGCTGCGCCCGCCCTTCCCGGCGACCCACGGCCTGTACGCCAGCCCGACGGTGGTCAACAACGTCGGCACCATCGCCAGCGTGCCGTACATCGTGCTCGGCGGCAGTGCCTGGTGGAAGACGATGGGCACCGAGAAGTCGTCCGGTCCGATGATCTACTCGCTGTCCGGCCGGATCGCCAACCCCGGCCAGTACGAGTGCTCGATGGGCATCACGTTGCGCGAGCTGATCGAGCTGGCCGGTGGCATGCAGCCCGGGCACAACCTGCGGTTCTGGACGCCGGGCGGCTCGTCCACCCCGCTGCTCACCGCAGAGCACCTCGACGTGCCGCTCGACTTCGAGGGGGTGTCCGCCGCCGGCTCGATCCTCGGTACGACGGCGACGCAGATCTTCTCCGACCAGGACTGCCCGGTCTACGCGACGTACCGGTGGCTGGAGTTCTACCACCACGAGTCGTGCGGCAAGTGCACCCCGTGCCGCGAGGGCAACTACTGGATGGTGCGGGTCTACCGGCGGATCCTGGCCGGCCAGGGCACCCACGAGGACCTCGACACCCTGCTCGACACCTGCGACAACATCCTGGGCCGCTCGTTCTGCGGTCTCGGTGACGGCGCCACCAGCTCGGTGACCTCGTCCCTGCAGTACTTCAAGCAGGACTACCTCGACTACATCGAAGGCCGCAAGGCGCCGAGGTTGTCCGAGAAGACTCTGGTCGGAGCGCACTAA
- a CDS encoding NADH-quinone oxidoreductase subunit G produces MTDVAKAADTVTLTIDGIEVTAPKGALLIRVAEQMGIEIPRFCDHPLLAPAGACRQCLVDVEGQRKPVASCTQTVAEGMVVRTQLTSPVAKKAQEGIMELLLVNHPLDCPMCDKGGECPLQNQAMSTGRAESRFHEHKREYEKPINISSQVLLDRERCVLCQRCTRFSEEIAGDKFIDLMGRSSAEEINVYRDDYYGAEPTDDDSGDVPFNSYFSGNTVQICPVGALTGAQYRFRARPFDLVSTPSVCEHCSAGCAQRTDWRRGKVLRRLAGDDAAVNEEWNCDKGRWGFQYANAFDRLTTPLVRDAKTGELREAAWSEAFAVAADGLRAARDGGRGVGVLTGGRLTVEDAYAYAKFARIALNTNDIDFRARPLSAEETEFLASSVVGTNTVTYADVEKAPAVVIVGLEPEEECPILFLRLRKAYTKRKLLVHALAPYVTRGLAKIGATITATVPGDEARLLAEDPKVADALRHEGAVLLVGERLATVPGGLSAAAALAARTGAKLAWVPRRAGDRGAVDAGCLPNLLPGARPVADPAARSELAGLWDLAAGVLPSRPGRDTDGIVAAAAAGELGALLVAGVDPADLADPRLAEEALDKVPFLVSLELRKSAVSRRADVVFPVAPVVEKAGSFVDWEGRLRTFEAVLNTASMTDARVLDALAAQLDVTLGTGDVNSVRRELGSLPATSTAPAEVPTVAPAALPAVGAGEAVLATWHHLVDLGSLLDGDEVLAGTARVPVVRIGKAVAEALGVADGEAVTVGTDRGALTLPAEITEMPDGVVWLPTNSPGATVRRSLGATSGAVVRVSAGAGGPLLAQQSTEGAVQ; encoded by the coding sequence ATGACTGACGTAGCCAAGGCCGCGGACACCGTCACGCTCACCATCGACGGCATCGAGGTGACGGCCCCCAAGGGTGCGCTGCTCATCCGGGTCGCCGAGCAGATGGGCATCGAGATCCCCCGGTTCTGCGACCACCCGCTGCTGGCTCCCGCCGGGGCCTGCCGGCAGTGTCTGGTCGACGTGGAGGGCCAGCGTAAGCCGGTCGCCTCGTGCACCCAGACGGTCGCCGAGGGCATGGTCGTCCGTACCCAGCTCACCTCTCCGGTCGCCAAGAAGGCGCAGGAGGGGATCATGGAGCTGCTGCTGGTCAACCACCCGCTCGACTGCCCGATGTGTGACAAGGGCGGCGAGTGCCCGCTCCAGAACCAGGCGATGTCGACCGGTCGCGCCGAGTCGCGGTTCCACGAGCACAAGCGTGAGTACGAGAAGCCGATCAACATCTCCTCGCAGGTCCTGCTCGACCGCGAGCGGTGCGTGCTCTGCCAGCGCTGCACCCGGTTCTCCGAGGAGATCGCGGGCGACAAGTTCATCGACCTGATGGGCCGCTCCTCGGCCGAGGAGATCAACGTCTACCGGGACGACTACTACGGCGCCGAGCCCACGGACGACGACTCCGGTGACGTGCCGTTCAACTCGTACTTCTCCGGCAACACGGTGCAGATCTGCCCGGTCGGCGCGCTGACCGGAGCCCAGTACCGCTTCCGGGCCCGCCCGTTCGACCTGGTCTCGACGCCCAGCGTCTGCGAGCACTGCTCCGCCGGCTGCGCCCAGCGCACCGACTGGCGGCGCGGCAAGGTGCTGCGCCGGCTCGCCGGTGACGACGCGGCGGTGAACGAGGAGTGGAACTGCGACAAGGGCCGGTGGGGCTTCCAGTACGCCAACGCCTTCGACCGGCTCACCACCCCGCTCGTCCGGGACGCCAAGACGGGCGAACTGCGCGAGGCGGCGTGGAGCGAGGCGTTCGCGGTCGCCGCCGACGGGCTGCGCGCCGCCCGCGACGGTGGCCGGGGGGTCGGCGTGCTGACCGGTGGTCGGCTGACCGTCGAGGACGCGTACGCCTACGCCAAGTTCGCCCGGATCGCGCTGAACACCAACGACATCGACTTCCGGGCCCGGCCGCTGTCGGCCGAGGAGACCGAGTTCCTCGCCTCCTCGGTGGTCGGCACCAACACCGTCACCTATGCCGACGTCGAGAAGGCGCCGGCGGTAGTGATCGTCGGGCTGGAGCCGGAGGAGGAGTGCCCGATCCTCTTCCTGCGGCTGCGCAAGGCGTACACCAAGCGCAAGCTGCTGGTGCACGCGCTGGCGCCGTACGTCACCCGCGGACTGGCGAAGATCGGCGCGACGATCACCGCCACGGTTCCCGGCGACGAGGCGCGGCTGCTGGCCGAGGACCCGAAGGTCGCCGACGCGCTGCGCCACGAGGGTGCCGTGCTGCTGGTCGGTGAGCGGCTCGCCACCGTACCCGGCGGCTTGTCGGCGGCCGCCGCGCTGGCGGCCCGTACCGGGGCGAAGCTGGCCTGGGTGCCGCGCCGCGCCGGCGACCGGGGCGCGGTCGACGCCGGCTGCCTGCCCAACCTGCTGCCCGGCGCCCGCCCGGTCGCCGACCCGGCCGCTCGCTCGGAGCTGGCCGGACTCTGGGACCTCGCCGCCGGCGTCCTGCCCAGCCGGCCCGGCCGCGACACCGACGGCATCGTCGCCGCGGCGGCCGCGGGCGAACTCGGCGCGCTCCTCGTCGCCGGGGTGGACCCCGCCGACCTGGCCGACCCGCGGCTGGCCGAGGAAGCCCTCGACAAGGTGCCGTTCCTGGTCAGCCTGGAGCTGCGCAAGAGTGCGGTCAGCCGCCGCGCCGACGTGGTGTTCCCGGTCGCGCCGGTGGTCGAGAAGGCCGGCAGCTTCGTCGACTGGGAGGGCCGCCTGCGCACCTTCGAGGCGGTCCTCAACACCGCGTCGATGACCGACGCCCGGGTGCTCGACGCGCTCGCCGCCCAGCTCGACGTGACGCTGGGAACCGGCGATGTCAACAGCGTCCGCCGGGAGCTGGGTTCCCTGCCGGCCACCTCGACCGCCCCGGCCGAGGTACCGACCGTCGCCCCGGCCGCGCTGCCGGCGGTCGGCGCCGGCGAGGCCGTGCTCGCCACCTGGCACCACCTGGTCGACCTGGGCAGCCTGCTCGACGGCGACGAGGTGCTGGCCGGCACGGCCCGGGTGCCGGTGGTCCGGATCGGCAAGGCGGTCGCCGAGGCGCTCGGGGTCGCCGACGGTGAGGCGGTCACGGTCGGCACCGACCGTGGCGCACTGACCCTGCCGGCCGAGATCACCGAGATGCCGGACGGTGTGGTCTGGCTGCCGACCAACTCGCCCGGCGCGACCGTACGGCGCAGCCTCGGCGCGACGTCCGGCGCGGTCGTACGGGTCTCCGCCGGCGCCGGCGGACCTCTCCTGGCGCAGCAGAGCACTGAGGGAGCCGTTCAGTGA
- the nuoL gene encoding NADH-quinone oxidoreductase subunit L, whose translation MDETVEYAQATGLLSSVWLLVAIPLASAAILLLLGRRADRWGHWLGVASVGAAFVLGLTYFFQLRGLDNKSVELSLWDFIAVGNFNVDFGLLFDPLSAVFVLLITGVGFLIHIYAVGYMSHDEGRRRFFAFFNLFVAAMLLLVLGNNYVMLYVGWEGVGVASYLLISFWYDRPSAATAGKKAFLMNRVGDAGLAIAIFIMFATLGTTQYDEVFNGVSALAAGTVLVMGLLLLLGATGKSGQFPLQAWLPDAMEGPTPVSALIHAATMVTAGVYLIARSNPIFSANTTLQTVVVSIGALTLLIGCIIGCAKDDIKRVLAWSTVSQIGYMFLGVGLGGAAYALAIIHLLAHGFFKAGLFLGAGSVMHGMHDQTDIRRFGGLWKYMKITWATFGLAWLAIIGLPPLSGYFSKEPIIAAAFDRGDWTSWLFGGAALLGAGLTAFYMTRLFVLTFHGPKRWTDEIEHPHESPPVMTVPLVLLAVGSVGAGALLASSVPDWLTPVLGSEHGESHGVLSHAVINVLSLVVTVLGVGLAWMLFRNGTALQEQPAGPLVSAARRNLYADAFNEVVFEKPGIFLTRALVYFDNKGIDGAVNGLAAAIGGGSGRLRRLQTGFVRSYAMSMLAGAVVVVAAFLALQLGWLA comes from the coding sequence GTGGACGAGACTGTGGAGTACGCCCAAGCCACGGGGCTGTTGAGCAGCGTGTGGCTGCTGGTGGCCATCCCGCTGGCGAGCGCGGCGATCCTCCTGCTGCTCGGCCGCCGGGCCGACCGGTGGGGGCACTGGCTCGGCGTGGCGAGCGTCGGCGCCGCCTTCGTGCTGGGGCTGACCTATTTCTTCCAGCTCCGTGGCCTGGACAACAAGTCGGTCGAGCTGAGCCTGTGGGACTTCATCGCGGTCGGCAACTTCAACGTCGACTTCGGTCTGCTCTTCGACCCGCTGTCCGCGGTGTTCGTACTGCTGATTACCGGCGTCGGCTTCCTGATCCACATCTACGCGGTCGGGTACATGTCGCACGACGAGGGACGGCGGCGTTTCTTCGCCTTCTTCAACCTCTTCGTCGCCGCGATGCTGCTGCTCGTGCTCGGCAACAACTACGTGATGCTGTACGTCGGTTGGGAAGGCGTCGGTGTCGCGTCGTACCTGCTGATCTCGTTCTGGTATGACCGGCCGTCGGCGGCCACCGCCGGCAAGAAGGCGTTCCTGATGAACCGGGTCGGTGACGCCGGTCTGGCCATCGCCATCTTCATCATGTTCGCCACCCTCGGGACCACCCAGTACGACGAGGTCTTCAACGGCGTCAGCGCCCTGGCCGCCGGCACCGTCCTGGTGATGGGCCTGCTGCTCCTGCTCGGCGCGACCGGAAAGTCCGGCCAGTTCCCGCTTCAGGCCTGGCTCCCGGACGCGATGGAGGGCCCGACCCCGGTGTCGGCGCTCATCCACGCCGCGACCATGGTCACCGCCGGCGTCTACCTGATCGCCCGCTCGAACCCGATCTTCTCGGCCAACACCACCCTCCAGACGGTGGTGGTCAGCATCGGTGCGCTCACCCTGCTGATCGGCTGCATCATCGGCTGCGCCAAGGACGACATCAAGCGGGTCCTGGCCTGGTCGACGGTCTCCCAGATCGGCTACATGTTCCTCGGCGTCGGGCTCGGCGGCGCGGCGTACGCGCTGGCGATCATTCACCTGCTCGCGCACGGCTTCTTCAAGGCCGGCCTCTTCCTCGGTGCCGGCTCGGTCATGCACGGGATGCACGACCAGACCGACATCCGGCGCTTCGGCGGGCTGTGGAAGTACATGAAGATCACCTGGGCCACCTTCGGGTTGGCCTGGCTGGCGATCATCGGCCTTCCGCCGCTGTCCGGCTACTTCTCCAAGGAGCCGATCATCGCGGCGGCGTTCGACCGCGGCGACTGGACCTCCTGGCTCTTCGGCGGCGCCGCCCTGCTCGGTGCCGGCCTCACCGCCTTCTACATGACCCGCCTGTTCGTGCTCACCTTCCACGGACCGAAGCGCTGGACCGACGAGATCGAGCACCCGCACGAGTCGCCGCCGGTCATGACGGTCCCGCTGGTGCTGCTCGCCGTCGGCTCGGTCGGTGCCGGTGCGCTGCTCGCATCGTCGGTGCCGGACTGGCTGACCCCGGTCCTCGGCAGCGAGCACGGCGAGTCGCACGGAGTGCTCTCGCACGCCGTCATCAACGTACTGTCCCTCGTGGTCACGGTGCTCGGTGTCGGCCTGGCGTGGATGCTCTTCCGCAACGGCACCGCCCTGCAGGAGCAGCCCGCCGGCCCGCTGGTCAGCGCCGCCCGCCGCAACCTCTACGCCGACGCCTTCAACGAGGTCGTCTTCGAGAAGCCGGGCATCTTCCTCACCCGTGCCCTGGTCTACTTCGACAAC
- a CDS encoding NADH-quinone oxidoreductase subunit J, with protein MTSAQVVLAASGGVSTGEQIAFWVLAPLALVGAFGMVLARNAVHSALWLVVTMLCLGAFYVIQSGPFIGMVQIIVYTGAIMMLFLFVLMLVGRDSSDSLIETLRGQRLAAVGLGIGFAALVGAGLARGLGSVEAVGLDEANANGNVQGIAALLFTDYVIVFELSGGLLIVATVGAMVLAHIERRKGERLTQVERMKARFAPGNDPGPKPGPGVFATSSSVTTPARLPDGTLSERSIPRILPVRELSSSETAPKGTEK; from the coding sequence ATGACGAGCGCACAGGTGGTGCTCGCGGCGTCCGGCGGAGTGTCCACCGGTGAGCAGATCGCGTTCTGGGTGCTGGCACCGCTGGCGCTGGTCGGGGCATTCGGCATGGTGCTGGCCCGCAACGCCGTCCACTCGGCGCTGTGGCTGGTCGTCACCATGCTCTGCCTGGGGGCGTTCTACGTAATCCAGTCCGGGCCGTTCATCGGCATGGTGCAGATCATCGTCTACACCGGCGCGATCATGATGCTGTTCCTCTTCGTGCTGATGCTCGTCGGCCGGGACTCGTCCGACTCGCTGATCGAGACGCTACGCGGGCAGCGGCTGGCCGCGGTCGGGCTCGGCATCGGGTTCGCCGCACTCGTCGGTGCCGGCCTCGCCCGCGGACTCGGCAGCGTGGAGGCGGTCGGCCTCGACGAGGCGAACGCGAACGGCAACGTACAGGGCATCGCCGCCCTGCTCTTCACCGACTACGTCATCGTCTTCGAACTGTCCGGCGGGCTGTTGATCGTCGCGACGGTCGGCGCGATGGTGCTCGCGCACATCGAGCGGCGCAAGGGCGAGCGGCTCACCCAGGTCGAGCGGATGAAGGCCCGCTTCGCCCCCGGCAACGACCCGGGCCCGAAGCCCGGTCCCGGTGTCTTCGCCACGTCGTCGTCGGTCACCACCCCGGCCCGGCTGCCCGACGGGACGCTCAGCGAGCGGAGCATCCCGCGGATCCTGCCGGTGCGTGAGCTGAGCTCCTCCGAAACCGCACCGAAGGGGACCGAGAAGTGA
- the nuoE gene encoding NADH-quinone oxidoreductase subunit NuoE, with protein sequence MSVPFDEQTRARAAEIISRYPADRSRSALLPLLHLVQSEEGYVSPAGVEFCAEVLGINKAQVGAVATFYTMYKRRPTGDYLVSVCTNTMCDVLGGQKVFDTLSELLEVGHDQTTADGTITLEHAECLAACDYGPVMTVNYDFFDKVDPDVATGIVEELRAGKQPMPTRGARLCTLKEMSLQLAGFADPREGAVADGPAGDATLRGLRLAQEHGIAVRDFDPNTPIRSKDAGDKPAPPTTRPAAATSTTAPDVKAPDGKSPQVRTAETRSPDAATPVPDAPGTTSPVDGTPPAPDDAKAAEAAGVASNKPASDAKPAGDDGGARQANLEGSKEAEAEK encoded by the coding sequence ATGAGTGTGCCGTTCGACGAGCAGACCCGGGCCCGGGCCGCTGAGATCATCAGCCGCTACCCGGCTGACCGGTCCCGCTCCGCATTGCTGCCCCTGCTGCACCTGGTGCAGTCCGAGGAGGGCTACGTCTCCCCGGCCGGCGTCGAGTTCTGTGCCGAGGTGCTCGGCATCAACAAGGCGCAGGTCGGCGCGGTGGCGACGTTCTACACCATGTACAAGCGCCGGCCGACCGGCGACTACCTGGTGAGCGTCTGCACCAACACGATGTGCGACGTGCTCGGTGGCCAGAAGGTCTTCGACACCCTCAGCGAACTGCTCGAGGTCGGGCACGACCAGACCACCGCCGACGGCACCATCACCCTGGAGCACGCGGAGTGCCTCGCCGCCTGCGACTACGGGCCGGTCATGACCGTCAACTACGACTTCTTCGACAAGGTCGACCCCGACGTCGCCACCGGCATCGTCGAGGAACTGCGGGCCGGCAAGCAGCCGATGCCGACCCGGGGTGCGCGGCTCTGCACGCTCAAGGAGATGTCGCTGCAGCTCGCCGGATTCGCCGACCCCCGTGAGGGTGCGGTCGCCGACGGCCCGGCCGGCGACGCGACGCTGCGCGGTCTGCGGTTGGCGCAGGAGCACGGCATCGCGGTCCGCGACTTCGACCCGAACACGCCGATCCGGAGCAAGGACGCGGGGGACAAGCCGGCGCCACCGACCACCCGGCCCGCCGCCGCGACCAGCACCACCGCGCCGGACGTGAAGGCGCCCGACGGCAAGTCGCCGCAGGTCCGTACGGCCGAGACCCGGTCGCCGGACGCCGCGACGCCGGTCCCCGACGCGCCGGGCACGACGTCGCCGGTCGACGGCACGCCGCCGGCACCGGACGACGCGAAGGCGGCCGAGGCGGCCGGGGTCGCCAGCAACAAGCCGGCCAGCGACGCCAAGCCGGCCGGCGACGACGGCGGAGCCCGGCAGGCCAATCTCGAGGGATCGAAGGAAGCGGAGGCCGAGAAGTGA
- the nuoI gene encoding NADH-quinone oxidoreductase subunit NuoI → MAFGSIKGFGVTFSHMFRKVITTDYPFKPPVSAPRYHGRHILNRHPDGLEKCIGCELCAWACPADAIYVEGGDNTEEERFSPGERYASIYQINYARCIFCGLCIEACPTRSLTMSNEYELARDSRQDLIFTKEQLLAPLLPGMEQPPHPMRLGDSEKDYYVGALTNPGTSAGAERAPWSESGTVDGSGATGEVK, encoded by the coding sequence ATGGCCTTCGGATCCATCAAGGGCTTCGGGGTGACCTTCTCCCACATGTTCCGGAAGGTCATCACCACCGACTACCCGTTCAAGCCGCCGGTCTCGGCGCCGCGCTACCACGGCCGGCACATCCTCAACCGGCACCCGGACGGGCTGGAGAAGTGCATCGGCTGCGAGCTGTGCGCCTGGGCCTGCCCGGCCGACGCGATCTACGTCGAGGGCGGCGACAACACCGAGGAGGAGCGCTTCTCGCCGGGTGAGCGCTACGCCAGCATCTACCAGATCAACTACGCCCGCTGCATCTTCTGCGGGCTGTGCATCGAGGCGTGCCCGACCCGTTCGCTGACGATGAGCAACGAATACGAGTTGGCCCGCGACTCGCGCCAGGATCTGATCTTCACCAAGGAACAGCTCCTGGCGCCGCTCCTGCCCGGCATGGAGCAGCCGCCGCACCCGATGCGTCTCGGCGACTCGGAGAAGGACTACTACGTCGGTGCGCTGACCAACCCCGGCACCTCGGCGGGCGCCGAACGGGCGCCCTGGTCGGAGTCGGGCACGGTCGACGGGTCCGGAGCGACTGGAGAGGTCAAATGA
- the nuoH gene encoding NADH-quinone oxidoreductase subunit NuoH has product MITTYLAQSPTLEDFGKDVWWLVLLKIVAVFVMLLLLTLFTINYERKVVARMAVRPGPNQVGPNGWFQSLTDGLKLPFKEEIIPKTADKAIYFLAPVISATCAFTAFAVIPFGPMVSIFGQRTPLQLTDTPVSVLLVLACASIGVYGIVLAGWASGSTYPLLGGLRSTAQVISYEVAMGLSIVAVFMTAGTMSTSEIIRAQEHGNPINLFGLEVTAPGWYAVLLAPSFVIYAISAVGEVNRAPFDLPEAESELVGGFHTEYSSFKFAMFFLAEYINMITVSALCTTLFLGGWRAPWPISFWEGANSGWWPMLWFLGKVLLLLFGFIWLRATLPRLRYDQFMRFGWKILIPVSLLWIFALAGIKIVQQQEGGPAQYLIIGSIVVVVLLLALLWPSGKKEPTISLEEQIAARPKGSFPLPPMDLQVPPSPRARRDVAERQPALTGARGDTAGTGETGPGATDQSSPSGPADKEV; this is encoded by the coding sequence GTGATCACCACCTATCTGGCGCAGAGTCCGACACTCGAAGACTTCGGCAAGGACGTCTGGTGGCTCGTCCTGCTCAAGATCGTCGCAGTGTTCGTGATGCTGCTCCTGCTGACCCTCTTCACGATCAACTACGAACGCAAGGTCGTGGCCCGGATGGCGGTCCGGCCGGGCCCCAACCAGGTCGGGCCGAACGGCTGGTTCCAGTCGCTCACCGACGGCCTGAAACTGCCGTTCAAGGAAGAGATCATCCCGAAGACGGCCGACAAGGCCATCTACTTCCTCGCGCCGGTGATCTCGGCCACCTGCGCGTTCACCGCGTTCGCCGTCATTCCGTTCGGCCCGATGGTGTCGATCTTCGGGCAGCGGACCCCGCTCCAGCTGACCGACACGCCCGTCTCGGTCCTGCTGGTGCTCGCCTGTGCCTCCATCGGCGTCTACGGCATCGTGCTCGCCGGTTGGGCGTCCGGCTCGACCTACCCGTTGCTCGGCGGCCTCCGGTCGACCGCTCAGGTGATCTCGTACGAGGTGGCGATGGGGCTGTCCATCGTCGCGGTCTTCATGACCGCCGGCACGATGTCGACCTCCGAGATCATCCGGGCGCAGGAGCACGGCAACCCGATCAACCTGTTCGGCCTCGAGGTGACCGCACCCGGCTGGTACGCCGTACTGCTCGCGCCGAGCTTTGTCATCTACGCCATCTCGGCGGTCGGTGAGGTCAACCGGGCCCCGTTCGACCTGCCCGAGGCCGAGTCCGAGCTGGTCGGCGGCTTCCACACCGAATACTCGTCGTTCAAGTTCGCGATGTTCTTCCTCGCCGAGTACATCAACATGATCACGGTGTCGGCGCTGTGCACGACGCTGTTCCTCGGCGGCTGGCGGGCCCCGTGGCCGATCAGCTTCTGGGAGGGCGCCAACTCCGGCTGGTGGCCGATGCTGTGGTTCCTCGGCAAGGTGCTGCTCCTGCTCTTCGGCTTCATCTGGCTGCGGGCCACGCTGCCCCGGCTGCGCTACGACCAGTTCATGCGCTTCGGCTGGAAGATCCTGATCCCGGTCAGCCTGTTGTGGATCTTCGCCCTGGCCGGCATCAAGATCGTGCAGCAGCAGGAGGGCGGCCCCGCCCAGTACCTGATCATCGGCAGCATCGTCGTGGTCGTGCTGCTGCTGGCGCTGCTCTGGCCGTCCGGCAAGAAGGAACCCACCATCTCGCTCGAGGAGCAGATCGCCGCCCGCCCCAAGGGCAGCTTCCCGTTGCCGCCGATGGATCTACAGGTCCCGCCGAGCCCGCGGGCCCGACGCGACGTCGCCGAGCGGCAGCCCGCGCTGACCGGTGCCCGCGGCGACACCGCGGGCACCGGTGAAACGGGACCGGGCGCCACCGACCAGTCCAGCCCCAGCGGCCCGGCCGACAAGGAGGTGTGA
- the nuoK gene encoding NADH-quinone oxidoreductase subunit NuoK, with the protein MSFFDVSPNHYLILSAVLFTIGAVGVLIRRNAIVLFMCVELMLNAANLSLVTFSRINGDLNGQIMAFFVMVVAAAEVVVGLAIIMSIFRTRRSASVDDANLLKY; encoded by the coding sequence GTGAGCTTCTTCGACGTCTCGCCGAACCATTACCTGATCCTGTCGGCGGTGCTGTTCACCATCGGCGCGGTGGGGGTGCTGATCCGGCGCAACGCCATCGTCCTGTTCATGTGTGTCGAGCTCATGCTCAACGCCGCCAATCTGAGCCTGGTCACGTTCAGCCGGATCAACGGCGACCTCAACGGTCAGATCATGGCGTTCTTCGTGATGGTGGTCGCCGCCGCCGAGGTCGTGGTCGGGTTGGCGATCATCATGTCGATCTTCCGTACTCGACGCTCGGCGAGCGTCGACGACGCGAACCTGCTGAAGTACTAA